Proteins encoded within one genomic window of Argiope bruennichi chromosome 7, qqArgBrue1.1, whole genome shotgun sequence:
- the LOC129975374 gene encoding uncharacterized protein LOC129975374 produces MRELVGCGLTAQEPETVSNDDEPLSDDSVASEDKEYCSDHDSSSEIETEIEDECSLSTTDCYIGKDKVTKWEKTKYRQNVRKPSKNIISKLPGNTPYSRNVVSPVDAWSILFDSNMLNMMVQCTNIYIESIQERFTRERDAKKKDEIEIKAFLGLLYLCGTHKSSHTNLKDLYATDGTGIDLFPKTMSRNRFLFLMRCLRFDNINDRQSRREIDKLAPIRNFFETFVTNCKNAYSVGEFATIDEKLENFRGRCGFRQYMPKKPAKYGIKIFALVDSRVFYTWNMEIYAGKQPERPFKIDCSSKAIVMRLMKPLFNSGRNVTTANLYTGYELAQELLKSKITIVGTLRQNKREIPPAFLVRKELYSSVFGFQKETAIVSYSAKKNKNVVMLSTMHTDDKIDETTMELKKPDIITFYNLTKGAVDVVDEMAAAYTTARVSNRWPMVIMFSISNVAGINSRILLMSTKNPPTQFSNRRLFLKTLGLALSEQHRNRKPQE; encoded by the exons atGCGCGAGCTGGTTGGTTGCGGTTTAACTGCGCAAGAACCAG AAACTGTTTCTAATGACGATGAACCGTTATCTGACGATAGTGTTGCCTCTGAGGATAAAGAATACTGCAGCGATCACGATTCTTCTTCTGAAATTGAGACAGAAATAGAAGATGAATGTTCACTGTCAACAACAGATTGTTATATAGGTAaagataaagtaacaaaatggGAAAAGACAAAATATCGGCAAAATGTTAGGAAACCTTCAAAGAATATAATTAGCAAGCTTCCAGGTAATACACCTTATTCAAGAAATGTCGTTTCTCCCGTAGATGCATGGAGTATTCTCTTCGATAGCAATATGCTAAATATGATGGTGCAGTGCACAAACATTTATATCGAATCCATTCAAGAACGTTTTACTCGAGAGCGAGATGCAAAGAAGAaagatgaaatagaaataaaagcatttcttgGACTACTATACTTATGTGGAACTCACAAATCATCGCACactaatttgaaagatttatatgCCACTGATGGAACCGGGATCGACTTATTTCCTAAAACCATGAGTCGCAATCGATTCCTCTTTTTGATGAGATGTTTACGCTTTGACAATATCAATGATCGTCAAAGTAGAAGAGAGATAGATAAATTGGCTCCCATcaggaatttttttgaaacatttgtaaCAAATTGTAAAAATGCGTATTCTGTTGGAGAATTTGCCACTATTgatgaaaaacttgaaaattttcgGGGGCGGTGTGGATTCAGGCAGTATATGCCAAAAAAACCTGCTAAGTACGGCATCAAGATATTTGCATTGGTAGATTCCAGAGTTTTTTATACCTGGAATATGGAGATCTATGCTGGTAAGCAACCTGAAAGACCCTTCAAAATAGACTGTAGTTCGAAAGCCATTGTGATGCGGTTGATGAAACCGCTTTTCAATTCTGGACGTAACGTGACAACTGCTAACTTGTATACGGGATATGAGCTAGCACAAGAacttttgaaaagcaaaattacaatTGTTGGAACACTTAgacaaaataaaagagaaataccTCCTGCATTTTTGGTTAGAAAGGAGTTGTACTCCTCAGTCTTTGGGTTTCAAAAAGAAACTGCAATTGTTTCGTATTCTGcaaaaaagaacaagaatgtAGTTATGTTGTCCACAATGCATACTGATGATAAAATAGACGAAACTACCATGGAATTGAAGAAACCAGATATAATCACGTTTTATAATCTTACGAAAGGTGCTGTGGATGTTGTCGATGAAATGGCTGCAGCATACACTACTGCAAGAGTATCAAATCGCTGGCCAATGgttattatgttttcaatttcGAATGTGGCCGGTATTAATTCTAGGATTTTGTTGATGTCCACGAAAAATCCTCCCACACAGTTCAGTAACAgacgtttattcttgaaaacactGGGACTCGCTCTTTCAGAACAACACAGAAACCGTAAGCCTCAAGAATAA